The DNA sequence CactgatcagttattgattgtTTAACAGGACGAGAGCAGTTTGATCGCCGGGACGTCAGAAGGAACCATCGTCCAGTTCCAGTTCCTGTCCTCCACCGTGGACCGGCAGGATCGGGACCATGAGTGGGTCAGAACCAGGACCTTTAAGAACCACTCGCATGACGTGAAGGCGCTGGCTCTGACTGACACCGCCGTGGTCTCTGGAGGTCGGTATTAAACCTGATGTCTGACATTTATGAGTCAGTTTAAACCCGAACCAGAGCATGAAGATGACAAATATTCAGTCAGAATCACATAATACAAGATAAGACGTCATATTCCACATAGATGATTAAATGTTTATGCAGTTAGGAAAAGAAAGCACGTTTTTCTAGcattaaactatttttatatCTTAAAGTAGGAAGAGAACATGTTTTGATACACAGGTAATACATAGTCCTTTAAAATCTAATCCTGTTATGAAATATGGGAGCATCttgatgcagtttattttctgtttaaattatCTTGGAGATCAGCTGTTGCACCATCTCAGAATGATGGTGGATTACAGCAGATCTGGCCTCTTGTATAGATGCACAATTTCTCCCTCTAACTGCACATCAGAGGCTGAACTACAAAGTGACATTAGTGGTAAAGTTACAGTTTTTAGTATCATGAAGATGGCTCTCTTCTTACctggctagatctccatggtaaccgatgctgtggAGCTCACCTGGAGCAGGTTCTGTTCAGGGCTTCTGATTTACATCATCGCTAAGAAGCGTCTCCCTTTAACTAAAATGTTTCCTGACGTTTATTTATGAGTGATTgggattctcagctgagggaaaatgttttatctgtgaACCTGTTGAGCTTTATGTTACGAAAACCACTCAGTGAAGCCATTTAGTTACACTATCACGCACTGTACACATcacgttgccatgggaacctacatgtatttagttggtgatgcagaaatcgtataaatatgtttttgggTTTGGTCCGTTTactctgctggtactgcagctgatagaataCATATTAGATGATaattattacagagaatattcaaacagtaactttagtttcactttgatttggccacaaattaaagtgattttctgcattatgagacagtgtcagacctacatccACTTCAGTACGATACTGTGTTTGTCTACATGAAGTCTGAAGTTTATTaactttattgtgcagctgtcaattatcaataatcagctgcagtgataaattggtaaaataaatacattacacaCATTTAACCTCTTGAcgactgaatttatttacaattttataaaaaaattattattgcgttatgtgtttttgcttttcagctGATgataaaataagtggagattgttaatttatctattacacatagaacagatgtatagtaataataacagatatataataattaggttcCACTCGGACCGGTCCTACCAGAAActagtgcttgcaaaaggttcctaggtacatattgaatatgcacaaactggcgctgggggaatggatacgctgtctcagctgcagtctgaatgaaagcggTATGATGCAAATTCACAACAATCGGCGTCAAGAggttaacagttttctaccagcattcctgtcttgcatcatttccagtcgCAACTTTCTATCGCCATACATTTACCCTCATTAACCCTATAAAACCCAcagttgcaaaaataaaactgtttttaaaaattattattgttttctattttctatatataatttagaaaaaatagcaaaaaaaatgtttttttctatatttgggtatatatattattattatttttagttttatttattttttgctcatttttaaaaaatatttaggtcttacagggttaaaacaacctgttgactgaaacAGCTGAACctgatcattttattttgtgccGAAGAAGAATCACGACGCGTTAAACGTCCTTTTATGTCGACACAGTTTGAAGCAGAGTTAATAAAGAACGTTAGAAACCACCTTCATAcgtgttaactctgactgagggtttagtttttgtggagtcacacaaagaaagtctgacttTGTTGAACTGTCTTCATATCCGATGTTGTGTTGAACCAACCATTCAGTTCTGGGAGAACAGAACAAGATATTTCAGATTTACCACATTCTGACCTCTTCACATCGATCGCAGAAACATCCTAAATGATCTACAGAGATACgtgtttctgtctttatatCTAATCTATGAAATCCCAGCTGAAATGTGAACCTGACGCCTGATAAAATGCTGAACGTTTCCCTCCAGGTATGGACACTCAGCTGGTGGTGCACCCCCTGCTGGACAAAGTGGAGAAGAACACCCAGGAGGCGGCGCAGCGCAAAATAGCTTTTCCACACGTGAGTACAGAACAAGTTCAATAAAGCcgattttttgcaattttaataTATAAAGAAGAGCATCCTTAATTTCAGCATTAATGATTTGCCACTTAAACGTCAGACCTGCTCCGGAATtatcatttgtgtttaagttatgactgttttttctgtttgtttcctccaaaaaaaataaaagaatatagCTGTAAACTAATCACTCTTGTACTCTACACTATCCAGACATGCAACTGTAGCTGTTCTGGAGAGGAATTTTATACTTTATGAGACTAAAATGGACAGTTTTTTTGGAAGTTGTTCTGTAATCTGTTTAAAATCCACATAAATACACTGCAGAATATTGTCGGTGTGATGTacaacaaaactaaacctcTGTCCTGTCAGTGAATAATCAGTGCAGTGATCAGGtggaactctgatcattaattaAAGTTACTGCAGATGAAGGATTCTCAGGAGGTTCTGGTGGAACTTTTCAGATTTGTTGACCCAAAGTGACagaataatttctttaaatgaCCGACatcaacatttatttatgaCTCCAACTTCCTTTACCCTCCACAATAAGAACACCAGTTATAATTGAAATTATAGGATGATTTTAGTTAAGTATTTATTGAGAAAATTAATCTGATTTGTACTTATGATAGAAAAGATCTAAAAAATTAACTTTcaaatgcacatttaaattCTCTTGCTTTATTTTGTATGACAAAACTTTTAATTGCAGattaaatgaaagcatttttgGTCTGTAATCATGTAGATTTGggtttattttcagtcaaatttGTGTGTTAGGATTGTGTTATTGATGTACTACAGGATTATTAGTATAAAATAATACTAATATAGAGCTTTTCAAGACACTCTAAGATGCTTTACAAAATATACaggaacacaaaaaaataaatatgtgttaAATATTGCTAAGATTATGATTCATTATCAAGCTGTAGTTTCGTGCgtatttctgtttaaatctGTTCATGTTTATGCAAAAAGAGATTGcagtttttgattaatgtttttCTCCATCTGTCTTCATGCAGAGGAGTCTGGTTGGTTGTGCAAAGAAAGCCGGACTGCTGCTCTTCCAGTTTCCAGATCATTTAGAGCTGTGGAGACTCGGAGAGAGCGACGGAAACGGTGAGAAAAACACAATCTGATAAGGAAATACATTATAGATAAAGAAAGACAAGCAGTAGAAGTGATGGTGAAGAgtggaaaaactggaaaacgAAAGAAAATCTGGTTTTGTCAGATAGAAtattagttatttttgttgtctgttaTTGCGAAGAAACGCTGAAAGAAAGGAAACAAtcctgtagttttattttgaaggcctaTCCTGtgattattataaataaatgttcctttaagatGCACATTGTGACAAATTTGACAGCAGAGGAccaaaattaaacatgaaataaatgataTCTGGGTTCcaaatctttaattttttgattattgtGCAGCACAGatgattaaaaatatactttGCAGATGGATTTAGTGCATAGGTGTGTTTCAATAAGGTAAATGTGACCGTTAATGGTGATATTGTAACTTTCTGTGGTAGTAGTTATAGCATATTGAACTGTGTGTTAACAGGGAAACCTGGAGACAGTCTGACTGTGAAGAGGAAAccagagaagctgctgcagctgaagagGAAGGTGAGTGGATGCTGTAGTTTTGTTATGAAGAAGAATGATGCATTTGTGTAATgaatgcaaagaaaaagaagctaGAAAATGTGTTAGCCAAACAGCCTTGTGTGCTAACATCTGCTGGACCCAAAGTCCCGTGTTTACCTCCTATGACTTTTCTACATGATTTGTAAAAATGACTCatgtaaaaatcagttttttgtttttttgggaaGCTACAGGGAGCTTGGATGTTTTGCCATGATTTACACCATTTTTTGGTGACTCGTTATTTCCCTAAATCTcaacaacagaagaagagagtgTGAAGTTAGCATGGCCAAGATAGTAAACATTTCACGTATAGtaaatcagctgcagtacctggtTATAGCCTCACTGTAGCAACCAGAAGAGACGGTCAGTTGGCAAACACAGAGCGTTATGGGGGGTTTAGCtaataaaggggcaccatgacaaagacttctatgatgcttaatgacctccaaaaAGCAACATATGTTGCAGCTAGCTGGGTATATTTTGGATAGCGTTCCTATCAAGGATGTTCATGATCAAGTAGGACCTGAGATGAAGGACATACCTGTCTGAAAATATGTTGCAgtttagctgtagtacctggttgttccaccaggtggagatTCTCACTGTTTAACACTgaagagaccagaggaggcgctATGGGcatttagctagtaaaggggtgacatgacaaagacttctatgATGCTTAAAGCTCCGGCAAGCAGCATGTTAAACCAAGCTGGGTATATTTGCTTcgccaaggaggtggagcctcagCGAAGTTATGTGAtgcagcattggtttgtctgtctgtctgtctgttagcaacattactcaaaaacggactaacagatttggatgaaattttcagggaaggtgagAAGCCTtcagcagccttggaggagtactgtgctctttgactgcttttcttgtttactaaATATTACGTTAGTCttagtgtttgttgtgttttatgcaGGGTGAAGATCACATCTGCTGCAGTGCTTTGTCTCCATGTGGAGGCTGGTTGGTTTATTCCACCGTCTCCAGTGTCCGACTCTACAAACtgcagcacaacaacaacatcagcgTCAACAAGGTTCGTCCTCAGCAGAGAATCATTCGTCTGAATATTTATCGTTGTAATAATGGTGATTCTTCATCCTTCCAGGTTTCCAAACTGCCCAAAGAGCTTCGTTCAGTCCATCAGCTTTGCTTCTCTGCAGATTCCTCCAAACTCTTTGCTTCTTCCAGTCAgtcttctgttgttgttgttgctctgaACCAGCTGGAGTGTAAATATCTTCAAACCCTCAGACACAAGTCAGGTCAGTCCTGATTCCTCACTGTTCAGACGCTTGTATTGAACGTTTATGTGGAAATCTGTCACATATTCTGGTCCCCGTGTGTCATGTTCATTTCAAAAGGAGTAATTTTCATTGATTTATGgagaaaattcccaaaaattAACTATATTAGTACAAGAGTTAgtgggtcattccatctcagATCATCAGATCTTTAGAACTCTTGACTATCTCTCATTTGCCTGAAATTTTTTAGAGCATAAAACatagatatttataaagatgatTATGAAGTTTTAGCTTCTTTTAGATTTCTGACAGTCTAAGACTATTATTACAGTattacaatattacaaaaatgagacaaaacgacaaaagaacaatgttcCTGTTACAGATAAAGACACTACAGTGAATCTAGCAGCCTGTAGTCGTCTGTTTTTACTCTTTCTAactacttttttgtgtttttttttggtgatttccaGACTCCAGACAGCCGATCCACCTGCTGTCTCCCAGTGATGATGGTAAATGGTTGGCAGCTGCAAACACTGACTGTCAGATCCACGTCTACAACCTGCACAAGATGAAGGTCAGTCTGGGTTTACTGCTGAATTTAagcttcattttctctttttacattCACATTAGCggaataaaacagaagaaaatacaaCTCTGCAAAGATTCATAGCAAcatatttaaccctcatgttgtcctcatttacaggcaccgaaaaatattgtttccttgtctgaaaaaaaatccaaaaattttgcaaatttctgaaaatttgcaaagccttcaggaagaaaattccaataattccttaaaagtttcccttaaaagttttattttaaaaaaaaaaaaaataccccaaatttggcaagaaaattcttgtaaatattttcaaaaaatgagtaaaaatcttctaaaaaatcctaaaaatatctaaagtgattccatatatatcagtaaaacttctaatattttcttaagaacattcacaaaaaaaatcacccaaaatccagcgaatttcactggattttgggtgattttttttgtgaatgttcttaaaaatttttaatatttctttttttccaccaaaaaatgttcacagatttcccaaaaatgttgaaaatgtggacatcagaagtttcactgtgaaaatctatattttttccacattttcaaactttaaaaggggTCAGTTTTgccccgcaggatgacacgaggatTAAATTCCTCCATTaatgtcaaagaaaataaaGCCAAAGCGGCTGAATGACAGACTAAAACttgtctgtttcctgtttccagCTGCATTGTTCGGTGCCGGTGTACAGCTCCTGTCCCACCGCCGTCGCTATCCACCCGACCACCAACAACCTGATCTCTGTTCACGCCGACCAGCAGGTAGACGCCACACCTGTCCTGTTCTTTATCCGTTATTGACCTTGTTCTAACGTGGTGTTTCCTCTGCCGCAGATCTTCGAGTTCTCGCTGCAGCAGAAGGAATACACCGAGTGGAGTCGGAAGCTGCAGAAACAAGGACTGCACGGTCTATGGCTGAAGAGGGACACGCCGGTTACCAGCGTCGGATTCAACCCCAAAAACCCCACACACATCATCCTCAACGACACCTTCATGTTCTGCATCATCGACCAGAGTCTGGTGAGTCTGAGAGGCACGTTTAGCTCAGATAGTGTAGAGCAGGACTGTCAGCCTCTTCCTAGTTCAGGACCACATTCAGCCAAACCTGACCTCAAGTCAGCAGGAAAATCATAagataataacctataaataaccacaactcctaatgtttccttcgttttagtgcaaaaaaagtacattctgaaaatgttcacattcaaggaattatctttttacaaaacattatgaacaaactgaagtttcttaagaaaaataaattaaatttcagcaatattatgcctcagtttatcatttacacattacaactaacagatcacagagtgtctacaaaggaacacaacatttagtcatctggaactgaacgatatagtattttactttatgatcaaaacgacaaaaaggagacacaaaacaaaacaaaaagagatttaaaataaagttacaaagcgacaaaaaaatggacaagcaagaccgaaaatgacaaaatgacaaaaactataaACAAAAGGATATatagaataaagcaaaacacaaaatgacaaaaaataagacacaagcgagacaaaaaggaaacgcaaaacgacaaaaacgtgagacaaacgacaaaagtcaggtaaaaaaacaacaaaaacatgagacaaaatattagaaactgagacaaaaatgagatgcaaaacgacaaaagatgagaaaaatctACAAACCGACATAAAAGTAGACAACACaggcgagacaaaaaggaaacacaaaacgacaaaaacgtgagacaaacgacaaaagtcaggtaaaaaaacaacaaaaacatgagacaaaatattagaaactgagacaaaaatgagatgcaaaacgacaaaagatgagaaaaatctACAAACCGACATAAAAGTAGACGACATaggtgagacaaaaaggaaacacaaaacgacaaaaacgtgagagaaatgacaaaagtcaggtaaaaaaacaagacacaaaatattacaaaaggagacaaaatgacaacaaggaaatgcaaaactacaaaaacatgagacaaatgacaaaaaaacgagaaacaaagcgacaaaaacatgagacacgATAAAAGTGTATAAGTCATGTCTATTTTTACTGGAAAGCACTATTTTAACAAGTCAATATTAATATTTACCTATAATCCATCATTTCCACAATAATTATGCAATAtagtttttttgtgcatttttcctctttaatatgagctcaaagatgttttctttttcattttaccaCTCCACCATAATCAcattatttaatataatattacagattctgaatcaatgacacgAGGAGAAATACCAGAGaggatttcaggtttttatctttaatagttaaataaagtaaagtttatttttggtgtttgATTGGCCACTTTGGCTTCACAATCATGATGTTGTGAATTCGTATAACATTTAAACAGTTCTGATTTTCATTAGATTTATCATCCAGCTGTAGTGAATATGCAGAAGAATGGAGACATAAATGTTGAGATAAAACAGGAACTATTCAGTTTGAACGATGACAAAACtacagtttgtgtctctgtttaaccctcctgttgtcctcatttactggcaccaaaaaatattctttccttgtctgaaaaaaatccaaaaattctgcaaaaaaattccccaaatttctgaaaatttgcaaaccttcaggaagaaaattccaataattccttaaaattttcccttgaaatttttatttaaaaaaataaaaaataaaaaattcttgtaaatattttcaaaaaattgtaaaaatatctaaagtgagcCCACATATACAGTTGTagtcaaaagtttacatacatttgtaaagaacataatgtcatggctgtcttgagtttccacttatttctacaactctgatttttctctgatagaGTGATTGGAACAGAAACTTCTTTGTAACAAACAACATTCatgaagtttggttcttttatgactttattatgggttaacagaaaaagtgaccaaatctgctgggtcaaaaatatacatacagcaatgctaatatttggttacatgtcccttggccattttcacttCAATTAGGCGCTTTTGGtagccatccacaagcttctggcaagcttctggttgaatctttgaccactcctcttgacagaattggtgcagttcagttaaatttgttggctttgtgacatggacttgtttcttcagcattATCCACGTTTTCAGTTGGGTTTAAGTCAGGGCTTTGGGAAGGCCattctaaaaccttaattctagcctgatttagccattccattaccacttttgatgtgtgtttggggtcattgtcctgctggaacacCCAACTGCACCCAAGACCCAACCTTcaggctgatgattttaggttatCTTgaaggtaatcctccttctttatTATCCCATTTACTCTCTGTAAAGCACCAGCTCCATTGGCAGCAAAatatcgctggattttggttgatttttatgtgaatgttcttaagaaacatttttaactttttctttttttccaccaaaaatgttttggtggacatcagaagtttcactgtgaaaatatatattttttccacattttcaaactttaaaacgggtcagttttgagctgcaggacgacacgagggttaaaccagAGTAAACTTTGCTGATTAACTGACTGTATTTTCAGATATATTCATTCTTCTCTGACGTTTTCCATCCTCTGCAGCCTCTTCCTGAGTCGTCGACCATCCTCTACAACCAGATGACTCTGAGGAGTCTTCCTGCTCCAGAGAGAACCAGACAGAGTCACGCCTTCAAGATCTGCAAGAACTTCCAGGTAGCGATGATCTGACCTTCAGCTAAACCCAACCCCAGGTTTCCCTTAAAGTACagaatatacagtaaataaaccAAAAGAATCGTTAGCTGCAGGTAGCTTGGAGCTCAGAAATACAATCTGCTCGTACCTGTCCGTCTAAAAGTAACCGACCAATAGGGACGCAGCTCTGTAAGTCCCGCCCACATGAGAGAGAAAAGGCAAAACTGGAAAATTAAAATGTCTGAGCTAAAAGGAAATCACAGAATAATCACTATAactcctgctgctgttg is a window from the Amphiprion ocellaris isolate individual 3 ecotype Okinawa chromosome 3, ASM2253959v1, whole genome shotgun sequence genome containing:
- the utp4 gene encoding U3 small nucleolar RNA-associated protein 4 homolog — protein: MGEFKVHRVRFFDYMPSAIRAMAFNSRTERLAVARADGAVEIFNFSDNYYQEKVIPGRDGRAVEALCWVGQRLFSAGLNGEITEYDLENLKPQYVIEAYGGPIWTISCNNQGTHLAVSCEDGTVKLFEILKEKIQFQRNLDRQKSRIISLSWHPSGAQIAAGMMDMIRIFDTETGRATHRLLVERGVGASKSREVVVWSIAFLSNNTIVSGDSAGKVQIWDGLMGTLVRTHLVTKWDVLALAVSQDESSLIAGTSEGTIVQFQFLSSTVDRQDRDHEWVRTRTFKNHSHDVKALALTDTAVVSGGMDTQLVVHPLLDKVEKNTQEAAQRKIAFPHRSLVGCAKKAGLLLFQFPDHLELWRLGESDGNGKPGDSLTVKRKPEKLLQLKRKGEDHICCSALSPCGGWLVYSTVSSVRLYKLQHNNNISVNKVSKLPKELRSVHQLCFSADSSKLFASSSQSSVVVVALNQLECKYLQTLRHKSDSRQPIHLLSPSDDGKWLAAANTDCQIHVYNLHKMKLHCSVPVYSSCPTAVAIHPTTNNLISVHADQQIFEFSLQQKEYTEWSRKLQKQGLHGLWLKRDTPVTSVGFNPKNPTHIILNDTFMFCIIDQSLPLPESSTILYNQMTLRSLPAPERTRQSHAFKICKNFQHVLSMSLLDDLSLVVVERPLLDVMAQLPPPVRQKKFAT